The Primulina eburnea isolate SZY01 chromosome 6, ASM2296580v1, whole genome shotgun sequence genome contains a region encoding:
- the LOC140835028 gene encoding germacrene A synthase-like, with product MALQVFNSKNEICQAKLSFPSLWGDMFMSENTDTGVQVKFDESIAELREEVRKMVMAKESKMTDKIVLIDDIQRLGLSYHFEKEIEEQLEQIFHESSGSNFKAMENYDMFNTALLFRLFRQHGHNIPCGVFDKFKDADNKFLTSLESDIKGLLNFYEATDVRIQGENVLEEAVAFTTCHLNNILTSQADFSVREKVSQTLEKSIRCGVPIVVARYYIPIYEKEESNDKLLVRLAKLNFRYLQNLYQKELSDLITWWKDLDILSKVPYIRDRVVESYFWAVAMDYEPQYSSARSIVAKSVLLTAMLDDTYDTYAQLEDLEIFTRVLQSGKIDEIDRLPNYFKEIYQFVSRIYEDFDNEASKQGKYYAGSYYKETVKQVYMAYHTDANWYRRKRLPAFEDVLSVGIVTSTLFVLATSSFLNGPATAKDFEWLMSKPKIAVASAHMGRYWNDLASYEREDKINGESLTAVDCYMKQYGVPKEEALNKFVELAEDSWMTVNKEWVETVSVPRHALKPILNFCRAVMATYKKEKDGFTFPEKSLKPLILAVFLDPIII from the exons ATGGCTCTCCAGGTTTTCAATTCCAAGAATGAGATTTGCCAAGCTAAGCTAAGTTTCCCCAGCTTGTGGGGTGATATGTTCATGTCTGAAAATACAGACACTGGG GTACAAGTGAAGTTTGATGAATCTATTGCTGAGTTAAGGGAAGAAGTAAGGAAAATGGTGATGGCTAAAGAAAGCAAAATGACAGATAAAATAGTGTTAATCGACGACATCCAACGTTTGGGGTTATCCTATCATTTTGAGAAAGAGATTGAGGAACAACTGGAACAGATTTTCCATGAATCTTCTGGTTCAAATTTTAAGGCAATGGAGAACTATGACATGTTCAATACAGCACTGTTGTTTCGGCTGTTTAGGCAACATGGACACAACATTCCTTGTG GCGTTTTCGACAAGTTCAAGGACGCGGACAATAAATTCTTGACTTCTTTGGAAAGTGACATAAAGGGTCTGTTAAACTTTTATGAAGCGACGGATGTGAGAATTCAAGGGGAGAATGTGTTAGAAGAGGCAGTTGCTTTCACAACTTGTCATCTGAACAATATTCTTACATCCCAAGCTGATTTTTCCGTGAGAGAGAAAGTTTCACAAACCTTGGAGAAATCCATTCGTTGCGGAGTTCCCATAGTAGTGGCGCGATATTACATCCCAATATATGAAAAGGAGGAATCAAATGACAAACTACTTGTTAGACTGGCCAAATTAAATTTCAGATATCTGCAGAATTTGTATCAGAAAGAGCTATCTGATCTCATAAC GTGGTGGAAGGATTTGGACATTCTTTCCAAAGTTCCTTATATAAGAGACCGTGTTGTGGAGTCCTATTTTTGGGCTGTGGCTATGGATTATGAACCTCAGTACTCCTCTGCTCGATCAATTGTTGCTAAATCCGTGCTGTTGACTGCGATGTTAGATGACACATATGATACTTATGCTCAACTTGAAGACCTAGAGATATTTACCCGAGTATTACAAAG TGGAAAGATTGATGAAATTGATCGTCTGCCCAATTACTTCAAAGAAATCTATCAGTTTGTTTCAAGAATCTACGAGGATTTCGACAACGAAGCATCAAAGCAAGGAAAATATTATGCAGGTTCTTATTATAAAGAAACG GTGAAACAAGTGTATATGGCTTATCATACAGATGCCAATTGGTATAGGAGAAAACGTTTACCAGCATTTGAAGATGTTCTTTCTGTTGGGATTGTCACCAGCACATTGTTTGTACTTGCAACTTCATCCTTCTTGAACGGCCCAGCTACAGCAAAAGACTTCGAATGGTTGATGAGTAAACCAAAAATTGCCGTTGCCTCAGCTCATATGGGTCGATACTGGAACGATCTAGCATCATATGAA CGCGAGGACAAGATTAATGGCGAGAGCCTAACTGCAGTGGATTGCTATATGAAACAATATGGCGTGCCAAAAGAAGAAGCTCTGAATAAGTTCGTTGAACTTGCAGAAGATTCGTGGATGACTGTGAATAAAGAATGGGTCGAAACAGTTTCCGTTCCAAGGCACGCTCTCAAACCAATCCTCAATTTTTGCCGAGCAGTGATGGCCACTTATAAGAAGGAAAAAGATGGGTTTACATTCCCAGAAAAATCACTCAAGCCACTCATTCTTGCTGTATTTTTGGATCCCATAATCATATAA
- the LOC140835030 gene encoding LOW QUALITY PROTEIN: beta-farnesene synthase-like (The sequence of the model RefSeq protein was modified relative to this genomic sequence to represent the inferred CDS: inserted 1 base in 1 codon), whose product MALQVFNSKNEIRQAKLSFPSLWGDMFMSENTDTGVQVKCDESIAELREEVRKMVMAKESKTTDKIVLIDNIQRLGLSYHFEKEIEEQLEQIFHESSGSNFKAMENYDMFNTALLFRLFRQHGHNIPCGVFDKFKDADNKFLTSLESDIKGLLSFYEATDVRIQGENVLEEAVAFTTCHLNNILTSQADFSVREKVSQTLEKSIHCGVPIAVARYYIPIYEKEESNDKLLVRLAKLNFRYLQNLYQKELSDLITWWKDLDILSKIPYMRDRVVESYFWGVAMDYEPQYSSARSIVAKSMLLAAMLDDTYDTYAQLEDLEIFTRVLQSGKIDEIDRLPNYFKEIYLFVSRIYEDFDNEASKQGKYYAGSYYKETVKQVCMAYHMEANWYRRKRLPAAFEDVLSLGVVTSLLFVFATSSFLNGPATEKDFEWLMSKPKIAVASAHVGRYWNDQASYEREGKINGESLTPVDCYMKQYGVPKEEALNKFVELAEDSWMTVNKEWVETAVPFQGTLSNQXLNYCRAAMATYKKEKDGFTFPEKSLKPLILAVFLDPIII is encoded by the exons ATGGCTCTCCAAGTTTTCAATTCCAAGAATGAGATTCGCCAAGCTAAGCTAAGTTTCCCCAGCTTGTGGGGTGATATGTTCATGTCTGAAAATACAGACACTGGG GTACAAGTGAAGTGTGATGAATCTATTGCTGAGTTAAGGGAAGAAGTAAGGAAAATGGTGATGGCTAAAGAAAGCAAAACGACAGATAAAATAGTGTTAATCGACAACATCCAACGTTTGGGATTATCCTATCATTTTGAGAAAGAGATTGAGGAACAACTGGAACAGATTTTCCATGAATCTTCTGGTTCAAATTTTAAGGCAATGGAGAACTATGACATGTTCAATACAGCACTGTTGTTTCGGTTGTTTAGGCAACATGGACACAACATTCCTTGTG GCGTTTTCGACAAGTTCAAGGACGCGGACAATAAATTCTTGACTTCTTTGGAAAGTGACATAAAGGGTTTGTTAAGCTTTTATGAAGCGACGGATGTGAGAATTCAAGGGGAGAATGTGTTAGAAGAGGCAGTTGCTTTCACAACTTGTCATCTGAACAATATTCTTACATCGCAAGCTGATTTTTCCGTGAGAGAGAAAGTTTCACAAACCTTGGAGAAATCCATTCATTGCGGAGTTCCCATAGCAGTGGCGCGATATTACATCCCAATATATGAAAAGGAGGAATCAAACGACAAACTACTTGTTAGGCTGGCCAAATTAAATTTCAGATATCTGCAGAATTTGTATCAGAAAGAGCTATCTGATCTCATAAC GTGGTGGAAGGATTTGGACATTCTTTCCAAAATTCCTTATATGAGAGACCGTGTTGTTGAGTCCTATTTTTGGGGTGTGGCTATGGATTATGAACCTCAGTACTCCTCTGCTCGATCAATTGTTGCTAAATCCATGCTGTTGGCTGCGATGTTAGATGACACATATGATACTTATGCTCAACTTGAAGACCTAGAGATATTTACCCGAGTATTACAAAG TGGAAAGATTGATGAAATTGATCGTCTACCCAATTACTTCAAAGAAATCTAtctgtttgtttcaagaatctACGAGGATTTCGACAACGAAGCATCAAAGCAAGGAAAATATTATGCAGGTTCTTATTATAAAGAAACG GTGAAACAAGTGTGTATGGCTTATCATATGGAAGCCAATTGGTATAGGAGAAAACGTTTACCTGCAGCATTTGAAGATGTTCTTTCTCTTGGGGTTGTCACCAGCTTGTTGTTTGTATTTGCAACTTCATCCTTCTTGAACGGCCCAGCTACAGAAAAAGACTTCGAATGGTTGATGAGTAAACCAAAAATTGCCGTTGCCTCAGCTCATGTGGGTCGATACTGGAACGATCAAGCTTCATATGAA CGCGAGGGCAAGATTAATGGTGAGAGCCTAACTCCAGTGGATTGCTATATGAAACAATATGGCGTGCCAAAAGAAGAAGCTCTGAATAAGTTCGTTGAACTTGCTGAAGATTCGTGGATGACTGTGAATAAAGAATGGGTCGAAACAGCTGTTCCGTTCCAAGGCACGCTCTCAAACC TCCTCAATTATTGCCGAGCAGCGATGGCCACTTATAAGAAGGAAAAAGATGGGTTTACGTTCCCAGAAAAATCACTCAAGCCACTCATTCTTGCTGTATTTTTGGATCCCATAATCATATAA